In the Engystomops pustulosus chromosome 2, aEngPut4.maternal, whole genome shotgun sequence genome, one interval contains:
- the CSAD gene encoding cysteine sulfinic acid decarboxylase isoform X1 yields the protein MHLSRSLSRLVSITRHQRRQNLLIKGFPLRLEMARESSSVQKDDTADEFLKEAFKIVMEEAVQKGTDRNRKVCEWMEPEELKKSLDLDLRSEGESQDVLLGYCKDIIRMSVHTGHPRFFNQLFSGLDRHALTGRIITEALNTSQYTYEVAPVFVLMEEEVLKTMRSFVGWKTGDGLFCPGGSISNMYAMNVARFKRFPNCKEKGLHALPRLVLFASQESHYSVKKGAAFLGIGMDNVILVETNDRGKMMPKDLEHKIQKVKSEGSVPFLVSTTCGTTVYGAFDPLEEIAEVCERHGLWLHVDAAWGGSALLSRRHQHLLKGIDRADSVTWNPHKLLGAGLQCSAFLLKDTTQLLQRCHAANATYLFQTDKFYNVNYDTGDKSIQCGRRVDCLKLWMMWKALGSKGLERRVDRVLEHTRYLAEQMRRREGFHLIMEPEFVNLCFWYVPPSLRNQETSPDFWTRLGKVAPVIKERMMKKGSMMVGYQHHGNRVNFFRQIVVNPQVTTEDLDFFLDEIERLGEDL from the exons ATGCATCTTTCCAGAAGTCTATCTAGACTTGTATCCATTACAAGACATCAGAGACGGCAGAATCTGCTAATAAAAG GTTTCCCATTGCGTCTTGAGATGGCAAGAGAAAGTTCTTCTGTCCAAAAAGATGACACAGCAGATGAATTCTTAAAAGAGGCTTTCAAGATAGtaatggaggaggctgtgcagaagGGCACAGACAGGAATCGTAAG GTCTGTGAATGGATGGAACCAGAAGAGCTAAAAAAATCTCTTGATTTAGATCTACGTAGTGAAGGAGAGTCTCAAGATGTTCTGTTGGGTTACTGCAAAGACATCATCAGGATGAGCGTCCATACAG GGCACCCACGGTTCTTCAATCAACTCTTCTCGGGATTGGATCGCCATGCTCTGACAGGGAGGATCATAACCGAGGCATTGAACACCAGCCA ATACACCTATGAGGTTGCTCCGGTTTTTGTCCTGATGGAAGAAGAAGTACTCAAAACAATGCGGAGCTTTGTAGGATGGAAAACTGGAGATGGGTTATTTTGCCCAG GCGGATCCATTTCTAACATGTATGCCATGAATGTTGCTAGATTTAAGCGTTTCCCAAATTGCAAAGAAAAGGGTTTACATGCACTTCCCCGACTGGTGCTATTTGCATCACAagag AGTCACTATTCAGTCAAGAAGGGGGCAGCATTTCTTGGCATTGGAATGGATAATGTAATCCTAGTGGAGACCAATGACAG AGGGAAAATGATGCCAAAAGATTTGGAGCACAAAATACAGAAAGTAAAATCAGAG GGCTCTGTGCCTTTCTTGGTAAGCACAACATGTGGGACGACTGTATATGGGGCGTTTGATCCCCTTGAAGAGATAGCTGAAGTGTGTGAGCGACATGGTCTGTGGCTCCATGTTGAT GCTGCATGGGGAGGCAGTGCCTTGTTATCCAGAAGGCACCAACACCTACTGAAAGGAATAGACAG GGCAGATTCTGTGACATGGAATCCTCACAAGTTATTAGGTGCTGGTTTACAATGTTCTGCCTTTCTCCTGAAGGACACAACT CAATTATTACAACGATGTCATGCTGCTAATGCCACCTACCTGTTCCAAACCGACAAATTTTACAACGTGAATTATGACACTGGTGATAAATCAATTCAATGTGGTCGCCGAGTGGACTGTCTGAAGCTCTGGATGATGTGGAAAGCACTTGGCTCCAAGGGACTGGAGAGAAGAGTGGACCGGGTGCTGGAGCACACAAG ATATCTGGCAGAGCAGATGAGGAGGAGGGAAGGCTTTCACTTGATCATGGAG CCAGAGTTTGTGAACTTATGTTTTTGGTATGTGCCGCCAAGCCTTCGAAACCAAGAGACTTCCCCCGATTTCTGGACCAGGCTTGGAAAG GTTGCTCCCGTGATAAAGGAAAGGATGATGAAGAAAGGCTCAATGATGGTCGGATACCAACATCATGGGAACAGGGTCAACTTCTTTAGGCAAATTGTTGTAAATCCACAAGTGACCACAGAAGATCTGGACTTCTTCTTAGATGAAATTGAAAGGCTGGGAGAAGACCTATGA
- the CSAD gene encoding cysteine sulfinic acid decarboxylase isoform X2: protein MDNVILVETNDRGKMMPKDLEHKIQKVKSEGSVPFLVSTTCGTTVYGAFDPLEEIAEVCERHGLWLHVDAAWGGSALLSRRHQHLLKGIDRADSVTWNPHKLLGAGLQCSAFLLKDTTQLLQRCHAANATYLFQTDKFYNVNYDTGDKSIQCGRRVDCLKLWMMWKALGSKGLERRVDRVLEHTRYLAEQMRRREGFHLIMEPEFVNLCFWYVPPSLRNQETSPDFWTRLGKVAPVIKERMMKKGSMMVGYQHHGNRVNFFRQIVVNPQVTTEDLDFFLDEIERLGEDL, encoded by the exons ATGGATAATGTAATCCTAGTGGAGACCAATGACAG AGGGAAAATGATGCCAAAAGATTTGGAGCACAAAATACAGAAAGTAAAATCAGAG GGCTCTGTGCCTTTCTTGGTAAGCACAACATGTGGGACGACTGTATATGGGGCGTTTGATCCCCTTGAAGAGATAGCTGAAGTGTGTGAGCGACATGGTCTGTGGCTCCATGTTGAT GCTGCATGGGGAGGCAGTGCCTTGTTATCCAGAAGGCACCAACACCTACTGAAAGGAATAGACAG GGCAGATTCTGTGACATGGAATCCTCACAAGTTATTAGGTGCTGGTTTACAATGTTCTGCCTTTCTCCTGAAGGACACAACT CAATTATTACAACGATGTCATGCTGCTAATGCCACCTACCTGTTCCAAACCGACAAATTTTACAACGTGAATTATGACACTGGTGATAAATCAATTCAATGTGGTCGCCGAGTGGACTGTCTGAAGCTCTGGATGATGTGGAAAGCACTTGGCTCCAAGGGACTGGAGAGAAGAGTGGACCGGGTGCTGGAGCACACAAG ATATCTGGCAGAGCAGATGAGGAGGAGGGAAGGCTTTCACTTGATCATGGAG CCAGAGTTTGTGAACTTATGTTTTTGGTATGTGCCGCCAAGCCTTCGAAACCAAGAGACTTCCCCCGATTTCTGGACCAGGCTTGGAAAG GTTGCTCCCGTGATAAAGGAAAGGATGATGAAGAAAGGCTCAATGATGGTCGGATACCAACATCATGGGAACAGGGTCAACTTCTTTAGGCAAATTGTTGTAAATCCACAAGTGACCACAGAAGATCTGGACTTCTTCTTAGATGAAATTGAAAGGCTGGGAGAAGACCTATGA